One window of Neptuniibacter halophilus genomic DNA carries:
- the accC gene encoding acetyl-CoA carboxylase biotin carboxylase subunit produces the protein MLDKVVIANRGEIALRILRACKELDIKTVAIHSTADRDLMHVRLADEAVCIGPAPSPQSYLNIPAIISAAEVTDAVGIHPGYGFLAENADFAEQVERSGFTFIGPKAETIRLMGDKVSAIEAMKAAGVPTVPGSDGALPTDPEEVHKIAKRIGYPVIIKAAAGGGGRGMRVVHSEAALINAIHVTQSEAAAAFGDDTVYMEKFLENPRHVEVQVLADGQGNAIHLYDRDCSMQRRHQKVVEEAPAPHLDPQARANVLQACVDACIEIGYRGAGTFEFLYENGGFYFIEMNTRVQVEHPVTEMITGVDIVKEQLRIASGMPLSLKQEDIKVQGHSFECRINAEDPKTFLPSPGKIEHFHAPGGNGIRVDSHLYNGYTVPPHYDSLIAKLISYGEDRETALRRMRIALNEMLVDGIRSNIPLQQDIMADAKFQEGGVNIHYLEKKLGL, from the coding sequence ATGCTCGATAAAGTAGTTATTGCGAACCGAGGCGAGATTGCGCTTCGTATACTTCGCGCCTGTAAAGAGCTGGATATCAAGACCGTTGCTATCCACTCCACCGCAGACCGCGATCTGATGCATGTGCGCCTGGCAGACGAAGCCGTCTGCATCGGCCCTGCACCTTCACCCCAGAGTTACCTGAACATTCCTGCGATTATCAGCGCAGCCGAAGTCACCGACGCCGTGGGTATCCACCCGGGCTACGGCTTCCTCGCAGAAAATGCTGATTTCGCCGAACAGGTAGAGCGTTCTGGTTTCACCTTCATCGGCCCTAAAGCCGAAACCATTCGCCTGATGGGTGACAAGGTTTCCGCGATTGAAGCGATGAAAGCCGCTGGCGTACCGACCGTACCCGGTTCTGATGGCGCTCTGCCAACCGATCCGGAAGAGGTTCACAAAATCGCCAAGCGTATCGGTTACCCGGTCATCATCAAAGCCGCAGCAGGCGGGGGTGGACGCGGTATGCGTGTGGTTCACTCTGAAGCCGCACTGATCAACGCGATCCACGTCACTCAGTCTGAAGCTGCCGCTGCCTTCGGCGACGACACGGTTTACATGGAAAAATTCCTTGAGAACCCACGTCACGTTGAAGTTCAGGTTCTGGCTGACGGTCAGGGCAACGCGATTCACCTGTACGACCGTGACTGCTCCATGCAGCGTCGTCACCAGAAAGTGGTTGAAGAAGCACCGGCTCCGCATCTTGATCCGCAAGCCCGTGCAAACGTACTGCAAGCCTGTGTCGATGCCTGCATCGAGATCGGCTATCGCGGCGCAGGTACTTTCGAATTCCTGTACGAAAACGGTGGTTTCTACTTCATTGAAATGAACACCCGTGTTCAGGTTGAACACCCGGTTACAGAAATGATCACCGGTGTGGATATCGTTAAAGAGCAGCTACGCATCGCCTCCGGCATGCCACTCTCTCTGAAACAGGAAGATATCAAAGTACAGGGCCACTCTTTCGAGTGCCGTATTAACGCCGAAGACCCGAAAACTTTCCTGCCAAGCCCAGGTAAGATTGAGCATTTCCATGCGCCGGGCGGCAATGGCATCCGGGTCGATTCTCACCTGTACAACGGCTACACCGTTCCACCGCACTACGATTCACTGATTGCCAAGCTAATCAGCTACGGCGAAGATCGTGAAACCGCACTGCGCCGGATGCGAATCGCCCTGAACGAGATGCTGGTTGACGGTATCCGCAGCAACATCCCGCTGCAGCAGGACATTATGGCTGATGCCAAATTCCAGGAAGGTGGCGTTAACATCCACTACCTGGAGAAGAAACTGGGACTCTGA
- the accB gene encoding acetyl-CoA carboxylase biotin carboxyl carrier protein produces the protein MDIRKVKKLIELLEESNINEIEIKEGEESVRISRGSSVVAAAPVAAPVAAVAPAAAAPAPVAEAPADAAPVTNGHVVKSPMVGTFYSSPSPSSPAFVEVGQTVKAGDVLCIVEAMKMMNQIEADKSGVVEAILVEDGQPVEFDQPLVTIV, from the coding sequence ATGGACATTCGTAAAGTCAAAAAGCTGATTGAACTGCTGGAAGAATCCAACATCAACGAGATTGAGATTAAGGAAGGCGAAGAGTCTGTCCGCATCAGCCGTGGTTCCAGCGTTGTTGCAGCAGCACCTGTTGCTGCGCCGGTTGCTGCTGTTGCACCGGCTGCCGCTGCACCTGCACCCGTTGCTGAAGCTCCGGCTGACGCTGCACCTGTGACTAACGGCCATGTGGTTAAGTCACCGATGGTCGGCACCTTCTACAGTTCACCATCACCCAGCTCTCCGGCATTCGTTGAAGTAGGCCAGACCGTTAAGGCGGGTGACGTACTCTGCATCGTGGAAGCGATGAAAATGATGAACCAGATCGAAGCCGACAAGTCCGGCGTGGTCGAAGCCATTCTGGTTGAAGATGGCCAGCCGGTCGAATTCGACCAGCCACTGGTTACTATCGTTTAA
- the aroQ gene encoding type II 3-dehydroquinate dehydratase → MAKILLLNGPNLNLLGKREPEVYGYDTLQDICQRLDLLARSQGHELLHCQSNREYVLIERIHQAQDEGVAYIIINPAAFTHTSVAIRDALLGVNIPFCEVHLSNVHAREAFRHHSYLSDVADGVICGFGAQGYEFALQSAMGKVAE, encoded by the coding sequence ATGGCAAAAATCCTGCTTCTTAACGGTCCGAACCTGAACCTTCTGGGCAAACGTGAGCCCGAGGTTTATGGCTACGATACGTTACAGGATATCTGCCAGAGACTGGACCTGCTGGCCCGGTCACAGGGACACGAACTACTGCATTGCCAGAGCAACCGGGAGTATGTCCTGATTGAGCGTATTCATCAGGCTCAGGACGAAGGGGTTGCGTACATAATTATAAATCCCGCCGCTTTTACCCATACAAGTGTAGCTATACGTGACGCGCTGCTGGGCGTGAACATCCCCTTCTGTGAAGTTCACCTGTCCAATGTACATGCACGCGAAGCGTTCCGTCATCATTCTTATCTGTCCGATGTGGCTGATGGCGTTATTTGTGGTTTTGGCGCTCAGGGATACGAATTTGCACTGCAATCTGCCATGGGCAAGGTTGCGGAATAA
- a CDS encoding ParA family protein, whose product MKRVVFNQKGGVGKSSIAVNLAAISAARGQRTLVIDLDPQCNSSHYLLGEDYQEITPDIRDFFEQTLTFQLKPNGPEHFIHQTAYDNLSLLPANGELGDLQSKLESKHKIYKLRDALEHLSDQFDQVYIDTPPAFNFFTLSALVAADRCLIPFDCDEFARQALYSLLANVHETREDHNDKLAVEGIVVNQYQPRASLPQRIVDELLADDLPVLSTKISASVKMRESHDDTCPLIHMAPKHKLTQQFVELYEELSH is encoded by the coding sequence ATCAAGCGTGTGGTTTTTAACCAGAAAGGTGGTGTGGGTAAATCCAGTATTGCGGTTAACCTTGCGGCGATCAGCGCAGCCCGGGGACAGCGAACACTGGTGATCGATCTTGACCCGCAGTGTAACTCCAGTCACTACCTGCTGGGGGAGGATTATCAGGAGATAACGCCGGATATTCGTGACTTTTTTGAGCAGACGTTGACCTTTCAGCTCAAGCCTAATGGCCCGGAGCATTTCATCCATCAGACCGCTTATGACAATCTCAGCCTGTTACCGGCGAATGGCGAACTCGGTGACCTGCAGTCTAAGCTGGAGTCTAAACATAAGATTTATAAGTTGCGTGATGCGCTGGAGCATCTCAGCGATCAGTTTGATCAGGTCTACATTGACACGCCACCGGCCTTTAATTTCTTTACGCTTTCTGCGCTGGTGGCCGCGGATCGCTGCCTGATCCCGTTCGATTGCGATGAGTTTGCCCGTCAGGCGTTGTACAGCCTGTTGGCGAATGTCCATGAAACCCGCGAGGATCACAACGATAAGCTGGCAGTGGAGGGGATTGTGGTTAACCAGTATCAGCCGCGTGCCAGTCTGCCGCAACGGATTGTGGATGAATTGCTGGCGGATGATCTGCCGGTGCTGAGTACCAAGATTTCCGCTTCAGTGAAGATGCGTGAATCCCATGATGACACCTGTCCGCTGATTCATATGGCGCCGAAGCACAAGCTGACTCAGCAATTTGTGGAGCTGTATGAGGAGTTGTCTCACTGA
- the ppa gene encoding inorganic diphosphatase encodes MGFAKVPAGKDLPNDLYVIIEIPAESSPVKYEIEKEEDAIFVDRFMAAPMFYPANYGYINNTLADDGDALDVLVLTPYPVVPGSVIRCRPVGVLNMTDEAGEDAKLVAVPHDKLTKVYKDVHDISDLPQLELDRIKHFFENYKGLEEGKWVKVEGWANAEAAKAAIVAGAKAYAEAN; translated from the coding sequence ATGGGCTTCGCAAAAGTACCTGCAGGTAAGGACCTGCCAAACGATCTTTACGTAATCATCGAAATTCCGGCAGAAAGCTCTCCGGTTAAATACGAGATCGAAAAGGAAGAAGACGCGATTTTCGTTGACCGCTTCATGGCTGCACCGATGTTCTATCCAGCGAACTACGGTTATATCAACAACACTCTGGCTGACGACGGCGACGCGCTGGACGTACTGGTACTGACCCCTTATCCGGTAGTGCCGGGCTCTGTAATCCGCTGCCGTCCGGTTGGCGTCCTGAACATGACCGATGAAGCAGGCGAAGACGCGAAACTGGTTGCCGTACCTCACGACAAACTGACCAAAGTCTACAAAGATGTTCACGACATCTCAGACCTGCCACAGCTTGAGCTGGACCGCATCAAGCACTTCTTCGAGAACTACAAAGGTCTGGAAGAAGGCAAATGGGTTAAAGTTGAAGGCTGGGCCAACGCTGAAGCAGCTAAAGCAGCTATCGTTGCCGGTGCCAAAGCTTACGCAGAAGCTAACTAA
- a CDS encoding class 1 fructose-bisphosphatase, producing MLLLSQFLKQQETEDKLVDLIGTLMLACKEVAIQLREGELAGVLGSTDNTNVQGETQKKMDVIANDLLKKFLLDNPLVAGLASEEEDDPVGGNPEGKYLVIFDPLDGSSNIDINVSVGTIFSILELPQGMDPSQEQAYLQSGRKQVAAGYVLYGQSSILALTTGHGVNFFTLAHTGDFILTREQVQIPADTKEFAINMSNHRFWEEEMRQYIGDLLQGTEGSRDKNFNMRWIASMVAEVHRVLTRGGIFTYPWDSRDPNKPGKLRLMYEGNPMSMLIEQAGGVSSTCYQNIMDLEPSQIHQRCAVALGSKNEVETLLTYHAESGDGRAAELNR from the coding sequence ATGCTTCTGCTGAGCCAGTTCCTCAAACAACAGGAAACCGAAGACAAACTCGTCGACTTGATAGGCACGCTGATGCTTGCCTGTAAAGAAGTTGCCATCCAGCTCCGGGAGGGCGAGTTAGCAGGCGTGCTGGGCTCCACCGACAATACCAATGTGCAGGGCGAAACCCAGAAAAAAATGGACGTTATCGCCAATGACCTGCTGAAAAAATTCCTTCTCGACAACCCGCTGGTAGCCGGTCTGGCCTCTGAAGAGGAAGATGACCCGGTAGGTGGCAACCCGGAAGGCAAATATCTGGTTATCTTCGATCCGCTGGATGGCTCCTCCAATATCGACATTAACGTATCGGTCGGTACAATTTTCTCCATTCTGGAACTGCCGCAAGGTATGGATCCGAGTCAGGAGCAGGCGTATCTGCAGAGCGGCCGCAAACAGGTCGCTGCGGGCTACGTACTTTATGGTCAGTCATCTATCCTCGCCCTGACCACAGGCCACGGTGTTAACTTCTTCACCCTGGCTCACACCGGTGACTTCATTCTCACCCGTGAACAGGTTCAGATCCCGGCTGATACCAAAGAGTTCGCCATCAACATGTCGAACCATCGCTTCTGGGAAGAAGAGATGCGCCAGTATATCGGCGATCTGCTGCAGGGCACCGAAGGCAGCCGTGATAAAAACTTCAATATGCGCTGGATCGCCTCCATGGTTGCCGAGGTTCACCGCGTTCTGACCCGTGGCGGTATCTTCACCTACCCCTGGGACAGCCGTGATCCGAACAAACCGGGCAAACTGCGCCTGATGTACGAAGGCAATCCGATGAGCATGCTGATTGAACAGGCCGGCGGCGTGTCCAGCACCTGCTATCAGAACATCATGGATCTGGAACCGAGCCAGATTCACCAGCGCTGCGCAGTCGCACTGGGCTCTAAAAACGAAGTAGAAACACTGCTCACCTACCACGCTGAATCCGGCGATGGTCGCGCTGCTGAACTGAACCGCTGA
- the mpl gene encoding UDP-N-acetylmuramate:L-alanyl-gamma-D-glutamyl-meso-diaminopimelate ligase, translated as MHIHILGICGTFMGSLAILAKQLGHRVTGSDQHVYPPMSTQLEAQGIELIEGYDPAQFEPEPDLVVVGNAMSRGNPAVEYVLNKGLRYTSGPQWLSEHLLQDKWVLAVAGTHGKTTTSTMLAWILDHAGMQPGFLIGGVPLDFGVSARVGESPFFVIEADEYDTAFFDKRSKFVHYHPRTLIMNNLEYDHADIFPDLAAIQRQFHHLVRIVPGNGQVILPDNEPALDAVLEQGCWCDISRISLDGAEVEWQARLLSDDGSRFEVLHQGQPQGVVSWSMTGRHSVNNGLVAIAAARNVGVQPHHAVEALNAFGGVKRRMELLGEVDGIRIYDDFAHHPTAIATTLEGIRAQVGGEKVVAVIEPRSNTMRLGTHQGLLTDSVNAADQVCWFQPQGMNWSLDQVVAQGQVPAVVYSETEALIEALLPELEPGTHVVIMSNGGFEGIHQRLLQRLRASRDLQQAEG; from the coding sequence GTGCATATTCATATACTTGGGATCTGTGGCACCTTCATGGGTTCGCTGGCAATCCTGGCGAAACAGTTGGGCCATCGGGTGACCGGATCCGATCAGCATGTCTATCCGCCAATGAGCACTCAGCTTGAGGCGCAGGGCATTGAGCTGATCGAGGGTTACGATCCGGCACAGTTTGAGCCGGAACCTGATCTGGTTGTGGTCGGCAATGCGATGTCCCGGGGTAATCCGGCGGTTGAATATGTACTGAACAAAGGCTTGCGCTACACCTCCGGCCCTCAATGGTTATCTGAGCATCTGCTGCAGGACAAATGGGTGCTGGCCGTGGCCGGTACCCATGGTAAAACCACCACCTCGACGATGCTGGCGTGGATTCTCGATCACGCGGGTATGCAGCCAGGGTTTCTGATTGGTGGCGTGCCTCTGGATTTTGGTGTTTCTGCCCGGGTGGGCGAATCTCCGTTTTTTGTGATCGAGGCGGATGAGTATGACACTGCCTTCTTCGATAAACGTTCTAAGTTTGTTCACTACCATCCGCGCACTCTGATCATGAACAACCTCGAGTATGATCATGCGGATATCTTTCCTGATCTGGCTGCCATTCAGCGTCAGTTCCACCATCTGGTGAGGATTGTGCCGGGGAATGGTCAGGTTATTCTGCCGGACAATGAGCCTGCTCTCGATGCCGTGCTGGAACAGGGGTGCTGGTGTGATATCAGCCGGATCAGTCTGGATGGTGCAGAAGTTGAGTGGCAGGCGCGTCTGCTGAGTGATGACGGCAGTCGTTTTGAGGTGCTGCATCAGGGGCAACCGCAGGGTGTTGTCAGTTGGAGTATGACCGGACGGCATAGTGTCAATAATGGTCTGGTCGCGATCGCTGCCGCACGTAATGTGGGCGTACAGCCGCATCACGCGGTAGAGGCCCTGAACGCCTTTGGCGGCGTTAAGCGGCGGATGGAGCTGCTGGGTGAAGTGGACGGTATCCGTATCTATGACGATTTTGCCCATCACCCGACTGCGATTGCTACCACCCTTGAAGGTATACGTGCTCAGGTGGGCGGTGAAAAAGTGGTTGCCGTGATTGAGCCGCGCTCAAATACCATGCGCCTGGGAACGCATCAGGGATTACTGACCGATTCTGTGAATGCAGCGGATCAGGTTTGCTGGTTTCAGCCACAGGGGATGAACTGGTCGCTGGATCAGGTGGTTGCACAGGGGCAGGTGCCTGCGGTGGTCTATTCTGAAACAGAGGCCCTGATTGAGGCGCTGCTGCCTGAGCTGGAGCCGGGTACCCATGTGGTTATCATGAGTAACGGCGGTTTTGAGGGTATCCATCAACGCTTACTGCAGCGATTGCGTGCCAGTCGGGACCTGCAACAGGCAGAGGGGTAG
- a CDS encoding flavin prenyltransferase UbiX: MDKITLALTGASGAQYGLRLLQCLVAADKQVFVLISRAAQVVINTETDLKLPGTPAEQERYLRDYVGAREGQIRVFGREQWMAPVASGSGAPSRMVVCPCSTGSLSAIATGASNNLIERAADVALKERRQLILVPREAPYSEIHLEHMLKLTRMGVVVIPASPGFYNRPQTIEDLVDFVVARILNQLGIEQDLLPAWGDDLIGNPSSD, translated from the coding sequence GTGGATAAAATTACTCTGGCATTGACCGGTGCTTCCGGTGCTCAGTACGGGCTGCGTTTACTGCAGTGTCTGGTGGCTGCGGATAAGCAGGTATTTGTACTGATCTCCCGCGCGGCGCAGGTGGTTATTAACACGGAAACGGATCTCAAATTACCCGGTACACCCGCCGAACAGGAGCGATATCTGCGTGATTATGTGGGGGCTCGTGAAGGGCAGATCCGGGTATTTGGTCGTGAACAGTGGATGGCACCGGTTGCTTCAGGTTCCGGTGCGCCAAGCCGGATGGTGGTTTGTCCCTGCAGTACGGGTTCCCTCTCTGCGATTGCTACCGGCGCCAGTAATAATCTGATCGAACGGGCCGCTGATGTGGCCCTCAAAGAGCGGCGGCAACTGATTCTTGTGCCTCGCGAAGCGCCTTATTCCGAGATCCATCTGGAGCACATGCTGAAACTCACCCGCATGGGTGTTGTCGTTATTCCTGCCAGTCCGGGGTTTTACAATCGCCCGCAGACTATTGAAGATCTGGTGGACTTTGTGGTGGCGCGCATTCTGAATCAACTGGGCATAGAGCAGGATCTGTTGCCAGCCTGGGGTGATGACCTGATCGGCAACCCGTCCTCTGATTAA
- the tsaB gene encoding tRNA (adenosine(37)-N6)-threonylcarbamoyltransferase complex dimerization subunit type 1 TsaB yields the protein MAKILAFDTSTDACSVAVSLDGEVQEDFRVIPRQHTQQLLPMVESILANAGLAVNQLDAIAFGRGPGSFAGIRIATGAAQGLAYAADLPLLPVSTLEAMALAAVEQTGAEQVVAALDARMDEIYVASYRCKDGLLVPELAEMVCAPGDLELSGQGYLAVGSGWVYLNDMSEAVRSVVTPAEEACYPAAGQMLKLALRDWEKGLAVAADKALPVYLRDEVAWKKKDQQ from the coding sequence ATGGCCAAAATACTAGCATTTGATACCTCCACCGACGCCTGCTCTGTTGCTGTCTCTCTGGATGGTGAAGTTCAGGAGGATTTTCGTGTAATCCCCCGCCAGCATACCCAGCAGTTACTGCCTATGGTTGAATCGATTCTGGCCAATGCCGGGCTGGCAGTGAATCAGCTTGATGCGATCGCATTTGGCCGCGGGCCGGGCTCCTTTGCTGGTATCCGTATTGCAACCGGTGCGGCGCAGGGGCTGGCGTATGCGGCCGACCTGCCATTGCTGCCGGTATCCACGCTGGAGGCGATGGCGCTGGCAGCAGTGGAACAAACCGGTGCAGAGCAGGTTGTTGCGGCACTGGATGCACGTATGGATGAGATCTACGTTGCCAGTTACCGCTGTAAAGACGGGCTGCTGGTGCCGGAGCTTGCGGAGATGGTTTGTGCACCCGGTGATCTCGAACTGAGCGGTCAGGGCTATCTGGCGGTAGGCAGCGGTTGGGTTTATCTGAATGATATGAGCGAAGCGGTGCGTTCCGTGGTGACGCCGGCTGAGGAAGCCTGTTATCCGGCGGCAGGGCAGATGCTCAAGCTGGCGTTGCGTGACTGGGAAAAGGGGCTGGCCGTTGCTGCAGACAAGGCACTGCCGGTGTATCTGCGTGATGAGGTGGCCTGGAAGAAGAAGGATCAACAGTAG
- a CDS encoding undecaprenyl-diphosphate phosphatase has translation MELFQVVILALLQGLTEFLPISSSAHLILPSHLLGWPDQGLAFDVGVHVGTLLAVVIYFRHDLIRLFMAWNRSLAGSHSTDSRLAWLVVVATLPALVAGLVLNELIDQHLRSTLVIAATTLIFGALLCWADLFRKEQRDLSSLKLKDALIIGCSQAVALIPGTSRSGITITAALMLGLERQAAARYSFLLSVPVILGAGLIKGLDLYALGEKAPWAMVLLGTLIAGVSAFSCIHLFLKWLDRIGMQPFVVYRLVLGVFLLGLWYTLGVV, from the coding sequence ATGGAGCTGTTTCAGGTAGTCATCCTTGCATTGCTGCAGGGGTTGACTGAATTCCTGCCAATCAGCAGCTCGGCTCACCTGATTCTGCCATCGCACCTGCTGGGCTGGCCGGATCAGGGGCTGGCGTTTGATGTAGGGGTTCATGTGGGGACCCTGCTGGCGGTGGTGATCTACTTCCGGCATGACCTGATCCGTTTGTTTATGGCCTGGAACCGAAGTCTGGCCGGTAGTCATTCAACTGACTCGCGGCTGGCCTGGCTGGTGGTGGTAGCGACGTTACCGGCGCTGGTTGCCGGTCTGGTGCTGAATGAACTGATCGATCAGCACCTGCGTTCCACGCTGGTGATCGCTGCGACGACGCTGATCTTTGGTGCTTTGCTGTGCTGGGCTGATCTGTTTCGTAAAGAACAGCGAGATCTGAGTAGCCTTAAGCTGAAAGATGCACTGATTATCGGCTGCTCTCAGGCCGTTGCTCTGATTCCGGGGACGTCGCGCAGCGGCATCACCATTACGGCTGCTCTGATGCTGGGGCTGGAACGTCAGGCTGCGGCACGATACTCCTTTTTGCTGTCCGTGCCGGTTATCCTGGGCGCGGGTCTTATTAAAGGTCTCGATCTTTATGCGCTCGGGGAGAAAGCGCCCTGGGCTATGGTTCTGCTGGGTACCCTGATTGCAGGGGTCAGCGCCTTCAGTTGTATCCATCTGTTTCTGAAGTGGCTTGACCGGATCGGCATGCAGCCCTTTGTCGTCTATCGTCTGGTGCTGGGGGTCTTCCTGCTGGGCCTGTGGTATACCCTGGGTGTGGTGTGA
- a CDS encoding class I SAM-dependent methyltransferase, with the protein MSTENKADQAAELVVINRGGSFERAQNLAQRLNLPLVTRIDEQSETLRLEVTAEDIRLQPGGRKAPGPTLVDFVSGAVAHRRQFGGGTGQMIAKAVGIKGGIRPAVLDATAGLGKDAFVLATLGCEMTLLERSPVIHALLEDGLERAALVMDVAPIVEQITLHHADSIQWMQEQASAGIEYPVVYLDPMFPHNDKSALVKKEMRAFRPVVGDDLDADQLLDAALAIAHNRVVVKRPRKAPFLADRAPSLQFQGKSSRYDIYTLKKL; encoded by the coding sequence ATGAGTACAGAGAATAAGGCTGATCAGGCGGCTGAACTGGTTGTTATTAATCGCGGAGGCTCCTTTGAGCGCGCGCAGAATCTGGCGCAGCGGCTCAATCTGCCGCTTGTGACCCGGATTGATGAGCAGTCGGAAACGCTGCGTCTTGAAGTCACGGCCGAAGATATCCGGCTGCAACCGGGTGGGCGCAAAGCGCCGGGGCCGACGCTGGTCGATTTTGTTTCCGGGGCGGTGGCCCACCGGCGTCAGTTTGGCGGCGGCACAGGGCAGATGATCGCCAAGGCGGTGGGTATTAAAGGAGGTATCAGGCCGGCCGTGCTGGATGCCACCGCAGGGCTGGGTAAAGATGCGTTTGTTCTGGCGACGCTGGGTTGTGAAATGACCCTGCTGGAACGCTCGCCGGTCATACATGCGCTGCTGGAAGATGGTCTCGAACGGGCTGCGCTGGTCATGGATGTCGCGCCGATTGTTGAGCAGATTACCCTGCATCATGCTGACAGTATTCAGTGGATGCAGGAGCAGGCATCAGCCGGTATCGAATATCCGGTGGTCTATCTGGATCCTATGTTCCCGCACAACGATAAAAGCGCGCTGGTAAAGAAAGAGATGCGCGCTTTTCGTCCGGTGGTAGGGGATGATCTGGATGCCGACCAACTGCTGGATGCTGCACTGGCGATTGCGCATAACCGGGTGGTGGTCAAGCGTCCGCGTAAGGCGCCCTTTTTGGCTGACCGGGCCCCGTCATTGCAGTTTCAGGGCAAATCCAGCCGCTATGATATCTATACGCTGAAAAAGCTATAG